A window of Cytophagales bacterium genomic DNA:
AATACAAACAATTTATGAAAATAAAGGCTATAATCGAAAAAGAAGTGCATTATGAAAAAGAACGAAGTTTATAAATATATTTCATCCAATCCTAAAATAATGCATGGCAAACCATGCGTGAATGGGACAAGGATACACGTCTCATTGGTTGTTTCAATGTTAGCTGATGGAATGACGGAAGAACAAATATTAAAAGAATATCCGTCATTAAGGCAGTGCGCAGAAATAACTTGGCATTCTGGCTTGTTCTTTTGTCCTTTTTCTTCGTTACAAAATCCTTGAATAGCTGTGCTATTCAAGGATTTTGTGCCTTGAAAAAGAACAAAATTACTACGCCATCTCTACCAACTTATTTCTGCGCACTGCCTAAACAAGCAAAGTATTAAAGCATCATTAAAATATGCTGCAATAATGTGCGATTTCAGACAAGTACCATTATGAAAACTTTCTTTCTTCTGGATGAGAATATAACTTTTGAACTTATTCAATTTAATCTCGATGATTCTAATACAGAAAATTTAACAACATATATGAGAGATGTTATGGATAAATTTGGTAATGAATTCAATATTAAAAGGCTGATTATAGTAAATAACGAGGGCTTTGATATTTATCCTTGATTAACACAGATAACCAGACATGCCATTTCTTCAAGAAATGGCATGTCTTCTGTAATATACTACAAATGAAAGATTACCTGGATTAATGAAAACGAATAGTGAAAGAATTAACCTGGTGGGAGCACGCTAAGCAGCGAATTAAAGAACGTAAAATTACTTTTGAATTGATAAAACAAGCAATAGAAAACCCTGATCAAATTATTAAAGAAGATAAACTCAAAATTATCCATAAAATATATAACGATAAGAAAAAAGATAAGCAATATTTACTACGAATTTTTATTAAGGAAGAACCTAAAAGGATAATTATACGTTCTGTTTATCGTACATCAAAAATCAAAAAATACTGGAGGGAAGAATTATGAAAATAAACTATGATCCACAGGCAGATGCTCTTTATATTTATTTAAGAAAAGGAAATATTGATGAGAGCGATGAGGTTGCACAAGGTGTCATAATAGATTATGATGCTAAGGGCCAACCCTTGGGGATAGAATTTCTTGATGCTGCAAAACTATTTGGTGGTAAAAGGGAAATGCATGTTGAGCTGTCTTTGACAGAAAATATTAAGAAGTAAGCAGGGAAAAGCCGGTAAAATCTTTTTATAATAGTTATTACTGTTTACCCCGCAAAAAAGAAAAAATATTATAAACAAAAATGAAAACTACATATAGTAAAGATGCGGATGCATTATTAATAAAACTACATGATGCAAAACCCCATTATGGTGATGATATTGGAGATGGCATCATCATCCATTATGATAAAAATGATCATCCGGTGGAAGTTGAAATTCTACATGCAAAAAGGTATCTTGTAAATTGGTTAGAGCAGGCGCTTGACGTAAAGAGTATAAGTTCCGGAAGTGCTTGATCTGACGCTGCTCCTTCAAGCGTCCACGCTTGAAGGGCGGCCTGTGTTACGTCAGGTAGTTTCAAGCGTGGACGCTTGAAATAGCGGGGGGAAATAATGTAAATAAATGAAATTTGACTGGGATCGTGCAAAGAGTGATAAAAACAAGATAAAACATGGAATTGATTTTACGGCAGCTAAAGGGATGTGGGATGATAAGAAGCGTATTGAAATTCATGCTCCATATCCTATTGAAGAACGTAATATTATTATAGGCAAGTTTAATAATAAGCTATGGACTGCAATATATACTACACGGGGCAATGTGATAAGAATTATTTCAGTGAGACGTTCAAGAAAAAAGGAAGTCAAGTTATATGAAAAAGGCCAAACAAGCTAATAGTATTACAGAATTTGATACTCGCTTTGATCGTGGTGATGATATTCATGATCTTATAGATATTTCACGTGCCATAGTTATTCATCATGGTAAAAAAGTACGCATTACAATGGATATTGCTCAATCACTTGTTAAAGAAATTGATAAAATAGGGAAACAAATTGGTATTGATCCGGATGCATTAATAAAAATTTGGCTTTATGAAAGGATCAAGAAAGAAAGAACTCTTTAATTCAAATTAATTATTTATGAAAAAATATATCATTCTTATAACCAGCATTATTTTAATTTCTAACGGATCAACCGCCCAAAAGGTTCTTTCTACAGCAGGTAAGCACCTCTATGGTTCCAAAGCGTCACTGAACAGCACAATCGGAGAACCAATTATCAAAACCTTAACAGGCGCCAACAGCGCCTTATCGCAGGGGTTTCATCAGCCGGGCGTTCCGTGTGAGCTAAATGCCATTTTTTCAGGTACAGATGTATCCTGCTTCAGCGCCAGTGACGGTACAGCGGCCGTAACCATTTCAAGTGGCGCTCCACCCTATACATTCGCATGGTCGCCCTTAGTCAGCGCTGACTCAACCGCTGACAGCTTATCCGCAGGTGTTTATATGGTAATAGTAACCGATTCAAACGGCTGCGCTGCCACCGACTCTATCACCATCAACCAACCCGACTCGCTCTCCGTGTCTTTTACCACTACGCAGGCATTGTGTGGCGGAGTTTGCGATGGGCAGGCCACAGTAATTGTCACCGGAGGTACTCCCACCTATGCAACCCTTTGGAATGACCCTGTTGGCCCGATAACGCCAACGATCACAAATTTATGTGCCGGTACGTATTCAGTAACAGTGAGTGATTCCAATGGCTGTACAACATCTGGAAGTGTTATCATAACGGATTCATTAACACTTACCCTGATAACTTCCGCTTTAAATGCATCATGCAGCTCAGTATGTGACGGCATTGCAACAGTAACACCAACTACCGGTGCAAGTCCGTTTAATTATCTCTGGGATGATCCTGCGGGGCAAACCAACAATATCGCCAACAATCTTTGTGTGGGAAATTACAGCGTTGTGGTTACCGATGCAGCTGGCTGCACAGATACAGCAAGCGCCACTGTAAATGCTTTGACGGAACTATTGCTTAGTGTAACAACAACAAACGCCACCTGCGGAATAGCTGACGGAAGCGCCACGGTTTCTGTAACTGGCGGAACATCGCCTTTTGCCTATACATGGTCAAATGGTGATTCACTTGCCACTGCTGACACCCTTTCTGCGGGTGTTTATATTGCAACTGTGATTGATGCGAATGGCTGCTCCAATTTTATAGCTGCCGCGGTTAGTGATTCAGGAGGACCTGACTTGCTTGATAATGTTATAAATGTATCATGTTATGGAGGTTCGGATGGAGCCATCACTACCTTTATCAGCGGAGGCACACAACCCTACACTTTCTTATGGTCAAATGGTGATACAACCCAAAATATCTCCGGATTAGTGGCAGGCCCTTATGAGCTCACTGTCAACGATGCGGCAGGTTGTATTTCCAATGCAAGCATCCTTGTAAGCCAGCCTGACCCGCTCAATATGTCCATATCCGCTAATGATGCAAATTGCAGTCTGTCAGATGGCAGTGCAACAGTGAGTGTGAGTGGAGGTACCTTCCCTTACAGCTACTCGTGGTCTTCAGGAGGTATAGATTCAAATGAAACAGGCTTAACGGCAGGAAATTATTTTTTGTCAATTACTGATTCGAAAAATTGCCAGGATTCTGTAACCGTATCCATAAGCAATATCGGTGGTCCTGTGATAACTGTTGATTCCACTGCCGATATTAGCTGCGATGATACTACCGGGGGATATATTTACATAACAGTAACAGGCGGCGCAACGCCATATCAATATAACTGGTCTGATGGATCCGTTACAGAGGATCTCATTAATGTACAGGGAGGCCCATATAACCTCACTATTACGGACAGTATAGGATGTATTGCCACGACAAACATAACAATTGCAGGGTCAAACCCCGTATCGGTTCCGATTTGCGTTGTGACGGTTGACAGCGCTACGGGCAAAAACCTGATCGTCTGGGAAAAGCCTCAAACACCGAGGATCAAAGCGTACAATATTTACAGGGAAGGTTCCATACCCGATGCCTATTTTCTTGCAGGAACGGTACCAGCCAATGCGCTGAGCACTTTTATTGACAGTGTATCCAATCCTATACAAAGAGCCTATAGGTACAAAATATCAATCACAGACTCCTGTGACAATGAATCGGAATTGAGCGATGTTCATAAAACAATGCACCTCAACATCAATGAAGGCATCAACAACTTAATTAACCTGATCTGGGATGATTACCAGGGCTTCAGCTATTTTACTTATTATGTTTACAGATACACAACATCTGCTGGATGGGAAGTGCTGGATTCTTTACCGATCACTCTTACATCATTTACAGATCCATCACCGCCTCCGCAAAACCTCTGGTACCAGATTGAAATAAAGTACCCTGATCCTGCTGGCTGCCAGCCTACCAAAACTTTTGTGCAGGCAGGTAATCCAAGCACGGCTAAGGTACTAGTCTACAATTCTGCCAGGTCAAACGTTTCCAACCGGCTTTTACCAAGCGGTATAAGCCAGTTACAAGCTACAAATTTCGAGTTTCGGGTTTACCCAAATCCATATACCGGTAAAACAGAAATTACCTATTTGATAAATGAAAATGCTGACCACGGTTGGATAAAAAACAGAGCCAACGGGGTAAATGTGAAATTAGAGGTTTTTAATCTACTTGGTGATAAAATACAGGTGTTGGTCAATGAAATGCAAAATAGCGGGAAATATAAATATAGCTTCAGTGCAGCAGAATTGGGATATTCCACGGGAATTTATATATTAAAACTAAGTATTAATGATAGTTTTTACATTAAAAAATTGATTGAGTATTAAATCGCATAGCGCAGATAGTACCCACAAGCATACAGTATCCAGTACCCAAACTTTTTACTTTTTACTTTTTACTTTTTACTTTTATCCAACGTCCAGCACCCAATATCATTTCACAAAATCCACACGCTCTAATTTCAGCATATTCATTGCATCCACTTCCAGACCTGACACATAATTCTGGGTCAGCCTAACCACTTCATCATAATATAGCACGATCACCGGTGCCTCGTCCATCACTATTTGGTCCATCTGCTGATACAATTCATAGCGTTTTTTTGTATCATTTTCAAGCTGGGCTTGTTCATACAGTTTATCGAACTGTTCATTCTTAAAATGAGTTTTATTTGGTCCTGCCGGTGCAAAATTTTTGCTGTAAAACATAGCCAGATAATTCTCAGCATCAGGATAGTCGCCCAGCCAGGATGCCCTGAAAAATTTTATCCTCCCGTTATCTACCATCTCCTGGTGCGTGGCAAACGGGTTTACATCAATGCTCACCTTCACTCCAATACCTGCCCATTGTTTTTGCAAATATTCTGCGATTAGCATGTAGGGTGCATTTGTATAAAGCTTTAGCTCAAAACCTTGCCCTTGAGGGTAGCCTGCTTGCTTTAAAAGCTGCTGTGCCAGGTCAGGCATGTAATCATAACCCTTTACTTTATCCGCGTCAAAAGACGGAAGTGCAGCCGGTACGATGCCTGAAGTGCCGGAAATGCCAATATTGTAACGTAAATAAGTGATCAATTCTTTGCGGTTGATAGCATAGCTCAATGCTTGTCTTACCCTTTTATCCAGCAGGGGATGTTTCCGTCCCTCGCCACCTGTCCCGATTTTATCGGGATAAAACTTTTCATCCAACTGAAATCCAAGATATTGCGTATGCAGATAAGGGGCTTTTTGAAACCTGAACTTATCAGCAAATTCTTCCTGAACCGAACCATCCGCGTTAAGGATCAGGTCTTTGGGAAAATCTTCTGACCAGGACAGAAAATCAAGCTTCTGCTGCTGAAAAGTAAAAAACGCCTGGGTATTGTCTCTGATAAAAGAAACCTGGACTGCATCGAGATAGGGTAATTGGATGTTGCCGGCCTTCGGCTGGTCACCCGTAGGGTGAGATTTCGGGTTTCGGGTTTTGAGTTTTGAGTTTTGGGTTTTAAGCACTTTTCTCCAGTAATATTGATTTTTTAAAAACGCCATGGTGGTGCCTTCGTCCCAGGTATTAAAAATAAAAGGACCGCTGCCAACAGGGTTTGTACGGAAATCTTTACCGTACCGGTCAATAGCCTCTTTTGGCACTACGTATGCATAAGGCATGGCTAATATTTCCAGAAAAGGCGGGAAAGGATTTTGCAAATATATCTTTAAAGTATAATTATCTGTGGCTTTAAAACAGGTATCTTCAATTTCCCCGGATTCATTTCTTAGCACCTTATCATTAAAAATCCATGCGCCAGTACTTGCGGTAACCGGATCAATGATCCTCTTAAAACTGTAAACAAAATCTTTTGCCGTAACATTTCTGCCTTTAATGGAAGACGGACTCCCAGCCGGGCTCCCACTAAAAACTTCGCTATCATGAAAATATACATCATCTCTTAAAAAAAAAGTATAGTAAAGTCCATCTTCAGATATTTGCCATGATCTGGCAATACAGGGGACGATCTCAAGTTTCAGGTTCAATTCAACCAGCCCGTTATACAATTGGTTCACAGCCCAGATATTTGCCTGGTTTCTTGCAAAAGCAGGATCCAAAGAGCTCAATCCTTCTGCCTGGTTGTATCTGAATATTTTTAGGTGCTTGTCTTTTTCGCTGCTGCTTACGCAACTACTGAGAATTAAAATAGGGAGAATGAAATTTGTAAATAGACTTTTCATGATATTTTTTTTCTCCAAATAAAATCATATATTTGCACAAAAAAAATCATAAATAATGAAAACTACACTAATTATCCTCAGTATTTTACAATGAATGAGATAATAAAAATAAAAGTGTTAGATAATTATAAAATCTGGTTGAAATTTAAAGATGGAGTTACAAAAACGGTTAACTTTCGCCCTTTCATAGGTAAAGGATTTACCCGTGAAATTTTAAATTCTGAATATTTTAAAAAAGTAAAAATAGAAAGCGGTGGCGGATTGACTTGGCCAAATGGATATGATTTTTGTCCGGATTTTTTAAAGGACCACGTTGGGGATGAAGAATTAGTTAATAAATAGAAATTGATCAATTTACTTTTTACTTTAGTAAATAATAAAATGTAAAAAAGAAGAAAATTATGGAAATCACATACTACGGACATTCATGTTTCCTTGTAAAAATAGCTGATCATAAAATTTTGTTCGATCCTTTTATCAGTCCTAACCCGTTGGCATCAAAAATTGATGTGAATAAGGTCGAAGCAGATTTTATACTTTTGTCGCATGCGCATGAGGATCATATTGCGGATGCGGAGCAAATCGCCAAAAGAACAAGTGCAACAATTGTATCAAATTTTGAAATAACCACCTGGTACAACAACAAAGGCATTGAAAAAACACATCCGATGAACCACGGGGGCAAGAAACATTTTGACTTCGGTACCGTGAAAATGGTTAACGCTGTCCATTCTTCCAGCTTTCCCGATGGAAGCTATGGCGGCAACCCGGCTGGATTTGTCATTGAAACAGGCGGCAAGATATTTTATTTTGCCGGTGACACAGCATTACATTATGATATGAAAATGATAGGCGATCAAAATAAGCTGGACTTTGTCATGCTCCCGATCGGTGACAATTTCACTATGGATATTAATGATGCAATAGTCGCTGCCACATTCGCAAATACCAAAAAGATCATCGGCATGCACTACGATACTTTTCCCTACATTGAAA
This region includes:
- a CDS encoding BrnT family toxin; protein product: MKFDWDRAKSDKNKIKHGIDFTAAKGMWDDKKRIEIHAPYPIEERNIIIGKFNNKLWTAIYTTRGNVIRIISVRRSRKKEVKLYEKGQTS
- a CDS encoding DUF2283 domain-containing protein, yielding MKINYDPQADALYIYLRKGNIDESDEVAQGVIIDYDAKGQPLGIEFLDAAKLFGGKREMHVELSLTENIKK
- a CDS encoding DUF4258 domain-containing protein; amino-acid sequence: MVKELTWWEHAKQRIKERKITFELIKQAIENPDQIIKEDKLKIIHKIYNDKKKDKQYLLRIFIKEEPKRIIIRSVYRTSKIKKYWREEL
- a CDS encoding T9SS type A sorting domain-containing protein; amino-acid sequence: MKKYIILITSIILISNGSTAQKVLSTAGKHLYGSKASLNSTIGEPIIKTLTGANSALSQGFHQPGVPCELNAIFSGTDVSCFSASDGTAAVTISSGAPPYTFAWSPLVSADSTADSLSAGVYMVIVTDSNGCAATDSITINQPDSLSVSFTTTQALCGGVCDGQATVIVTGGTPTYATLWNDPVGPITPTITNLCAGTYSVTVSDSNGCTTSGSVIITDSLTLTLITSALNASCSSVCDGIATVTPTTGASPFNYLWDDPAGQTNNIANNLCVGNYSVVVTDAAGCTDTASATVNALTELLLSVTTTNATCGIADGSATVSVTGGTSPFAYTWSNGDSLATADTLSAGVYIATVIDANGCSNFIAAAVSDSGGPDLLDNVINVSCYGGSDGAITTFISGGTQPYTFLWSNGDTTQNISGLVAGPYELTVNDAAGCISNASILVSQPDPLNMSISANDANCSLSDGSATVSVSGGTFPYSYSWSSGGIDSNETGLTAGNYFLSITDSKNCQDSVTVSISNIGGPVITVDSTADISCDDTTGGYIYITVTGGATPYQYNWSDGSVTEDLINVQGGPYNLTITDSIGCIATTNITIAGSNPVSVPICVVTVDSATGKNLIVWEKPQTPRIKAYNIYREGSIPDAYFLAGTVPANALSTFIDSVSNPIQRAYRYKISITDSCDNESELSDVHKTMHLNINEGINNLINLIWDDYQGFSYFTYYVYRYTTSAGWEVLDSLPITLTSFTDPSPPPQNLWYQIEIKYPDPAGCQPTKTFVQAGNPSTAKVLVYNSARSNVSNRLLPSGISQLQATNFEFRVYPNPYTGKTEITYLINENADHGWIKNRANGVNVKLEVFNLLGDKIQVLVNEMQNSGKYKYSFSAAELGYSTGIYILKLSINDSFYIKKLIEY
- a CDS encoding metal-dependent hydrolase translates to MEITYYGHSCFLVKIADHKILFDPFISPNPLASKIDVNKVEADFILLSHAHEDHIADAEQIAKRTSATIVSNFEITTWYNNKGIEKTHPMNHGGKKHFDFGTVKMVNAVHSSSFPDGSYGGNPAGFVIETGGKIFYFAGDTALHYDMKMIGDQNKLDFVMLPIGDNFTMDINDAIVAATFANTKKIIGMHYDTFPYIEIDHLEAITTAKRNDKELILMDIGESREI
- a CDS encoding CopG family transcriptional regulator; the protein is MKKAKQANSITEFDTRFDRGDDIHDLIDISRAIVIHHGKKVRITMDIAQSLVKEIDKIGKQIGIDPDALIKIWLYERIKKERTL
- a CDS encoding ABC transporter substrate-binding protein translates to MLPILILSSCVSSSEKDKHLKIFRYNQAEGLSSLDPAFARNQANIWAVNQLYNGLVELNLKLEIVPCIARSWQISEDGLYYTFFLRDDVYFHDSEVFSGSPAGSPSSIKGRNVTAKDFVYSFKRIIDPVTASTGAWIFNDKVLRNESGEIEDTCFKATDNYTLKIYLQNPFPPFLEILAMPYAYVVPKEAIDRYGKDFRTNPVGSGPFIFNTWDEGTTMAFLKNQYYWRKVLKTQNSKLKTRNPKSHPTGDQPKAGNIQLPYLDAVQVSFIRDNTQAFFTFQQQKLDFLSWSEDFPKDLILNADGSVQEEFADKFRFQKAPYLHTQYLGFQLDEKFYPDKIGTGGEGRKHPLLDKRVRQALSYAINRKELITYLRYNIGISGTSGIVPAALPSFDADKVKGYDYMPDLAQQLLKQAGYPQGQGFELKLYTNAPYMLIAEYLQKQWAGIGVKVSIDVNPFATHQEMVDNGRIKFFRASWLGDYPDAENYLAMFYSKNFAPAGPNKTHFKNEQFDKLYEQAQLENDTKKRYELYQQMDQIVMDEAPVIVLYYDEVVRLTQNYVSGLEVDAMNMLKLERVDFVK
- a CDS encoding DUF433 domain-containing protein, giving the protein MKKNEVYKYISSNPKIMHGKPCVNGTRIHVSLVVSMLADGMTEEQILKEYPSLRQCAEITWHSGLFFCPFSSLQNP
- a CDS encoding DUF2283 domain-containing protein, translated to MKTTYSKDADALLIKLHDAKPHYGDDIGDGIIIHYDKNDHPVEVEILHAKRYLVNWLEQALDVKSISSGSA
- a CDS encoding DUF2442 domain-containing protein, coding for MNEIIKIKVLDNYKIWLKFKDGVTKTVNFRPFIGKGFTREILNSEYFKKVKIESGGGLTWPNGYDFCPDFLKDHVGDEELVNK